One window from the genome of Opisthocomus hoazin isolate bOpiHoa1 chromosome 11, bOpiHoa1.hap1, whole genome shotgun sequence encodes:
- the IHO1 gene encoding interactor of HORMAD1 protein 1, whose amino-acid sequence MNVNLWNIKEMLSTPAGTGPTKFSIRSSAPSDYSSLSDSQLLFSSQFCPENVQLAAAPLELGTQLGQHNSQDSEPSIFTKYQTKPQLFDEETKERGSVNFGAGRVRSVLENFEMNKNKIKDKYDREVLSTFISSIKDRLQGLQACLDKFGEMFDSRNKSILVHLETISKTLQDTFQSHCGSVLKALTDKSQMEQALLEMERRLAAKDVEILDVKSSIQLLKEGLESLPAQLSGQHLKLCEELGFLKLPSTLAELHTLISSARLTPQMADNASQTSPGLCQGCAQGEENARCLCCRGRGGCSSSAQPQPPCMAVGEQHGDSPVRNQDTGDGTPPGDLNTASGGKVSPAAAAVCGRETTSLQEVKYGLETQSCANHPCVCCTNSQFLGGGQKKHCPVPQELPLPTPLRKAVRRGTQGFELATSSQQRPPQVCHLSVRKVVPGQRDNAWATDREVENAAVGNRVKQRPGRIPWNKAMGRKNMCSAKRKGELPRCADGGLKQKKVNGIIELESSRKNCFPRYTVALSVGSSNPVSAAPSQQILACAQPRLTKSFPPVPCSNKSLQQLAEKRMRSLEIKKRAHVSSVKNCIWDSSPQENVFSLCSTTGDKQMSCFSLGSPAGAKKPRPADTPARQNTACCSLVFDSDYSD is encoded by the exons ATGAACGTCAACCTCTGGAACATCAAGGAGATGCTGAGCACACCGGCAGGCACTGG GCCTACTAAGTTTTCCATCCGGAGCAGCGCTCCTAGCGACTACTCGAGTTTGAGCGATTCTCAGCTGCTCTTCAGCTCCCAGTTCTGCCCGGAGAATGTGCAGTTGGCAGCGGCACCGCTGGAGCTGGGCACGCAGCTGGGACAGCACAACTCCCAGGAC AGCGAGCCCAGTATTTTTACCAAATACCAGACAAAACCACAGTTATTTgatgaagaaacaaaagaaagaggtTCAGTTAATTTTGGTGCAGGAAGAGTGAGAAGTGTCTTGGAAAATTTTGAAATgaataagaacaaaataaagGACAAATATGATCG tgagGTCTTAAGCACCTTTATTTCCAGTATCAAAGACAGGCTTCAAGGG ctgcaagCATGCTTGGACAAGTTTGGAGAAATGTTCGATTCAAGAAACAAATCCATTTTGGTTCACCTAGAAACCATTTCCAAGACAC TGCAAGATACTTTTCAAAGTCACTGTGGCTCGGTGCTGAAAGCTCTGACAGATAAAAGCCAAATGGAGCAGGCGCTGCTGGAGATGGAGAGGAGACTTGCAGCC AAAGATGTGGAGATTCTGGATGTGAAATCCAGCATCCAGCTGCTGAAGGAGGGCCTAGAGTCGCTGCCAGCTCAGCTGAGTGGTCAGCACCTGAAGCTGTGTGAAGAGCTAGGCTTCCTGAAGCTCCCCAGCACCTTAGCTGAGCTGCACACGTTAATTTCCAGTGCCAGACTCACCCCTCAGATGGCAGATAACGCTTCCCAGACCTCCCCTggcctgtgccagggctgtgctCAGGGTGAGGAGAATGCGCGCTGCCTGTGCTGCCGAGGCAGGGGGGGTTGCAGCTCCtcggctcagcctcagccccccTGCATGGCAGTGGGGGAGCAGCACGGAGACTCCCCTGTGAGGAACCAGGACACCGGGGATGGCACACCTCCGGGTGACCTAAACACAGCTTCGGGAGGGAAAgtcagcccagctgctgcagcggTGTGTGGCAGAGAGACCACCTCTTTGCAGGAGGTGAAATATGGGTTGGAAACACAGAGCTGTGCTAACCACCCCTGCGTGTGCTGCACTAACAGTCAGTTTTTGGGGGGTGGTCAGAAGAAGCACTGTCCTGTACCGCAGGAGCTGCCCCTTCCAACTCCACTGAGGAAGGCGGTCAGGAGAGGCACTCAAGGATTTGAACTCGCGACATCATCACAACAGAGGCCGCCTCAAGTTTGCCACCTTTCTGTAAGAAAAGTTGTGCCTGGACAGAGAGACAACGCCTGGGCCACAGACCGTGAGGTGGAGAACGCAGCTGTAGGGAACAGAGTAAAGCAGAGGCCAGGAAGGATCCCCTGGAACAAAGCAATGGGGAGGAAGAACATGTGCTCCGCTAAGAGAAAAGGCGAGCTCCCTCGATGTGCTGATGGTGGGCTGAAGCAAAAGAAGGTGAATGGGATTATCGAGTTGGAGAGCTCCAGAAAAAACTGCTTTCCCAGGTACACGGTTGCTCTCAGTGTAGGAAGCTCTAACCCGGTGTCTGCAGCTCCCAGTCAGCAGATCCTCGCCTGTGCTCAGCCGAGGCTCACAAAGAGTTTCCCACCAGTGCCATGCTCCAATAAAAGCCTGCAACAGCTTGCAGAGAAAAGAATGAGAagtttggaaattaaaaaaagagcgCATGTTTCCAGTGTAAAAAACTGTATTTGGGATTCCTCTCCCCAGGAGAATGTGTTTTCGCTGTGCAGCACAACAGGTGACAAACAGATGAGCTGCTTCAGCCTCGGAAGCCCTGCAGGCGCCAAGAAACCACGGCCTGCCGATACGCCGGCTCGGCAGAATACAGCCTGTTGCTCTTTAGTTTTTGATAGTGATTATTCCGATTGA